tTACTCCCAAGCTCCAACGGCTCTTCCTTTACATCCATacttgtttcctaagcctatTTCTTcgaggaattacttcttctacctctgtaatttaccaaataaatgttctcttacagtttcagtcttgctctgaattctttcctagccagaacccaagtaccaaggttgctgaacccaggtttggtctgatcCCACAGGTCAGATACATGGTGCCCTTCCCACCACCTACATCATCCCTGGAAAATGCACTCTGTACCCCTTTCCTAGTGCAAGCATAGAAACGGTGTCTTTCATAGAAACGGTGcaatggtggtgtgtgtgtgtgtgtgtgtgcgtgtgtgtgtgtgtgtgtgtgtgcgcacgcgcagTGAATGGTGCATCTGCAAGGTGTTAACTATTAGTCCCCTCAATTGAGATTTCTTTACAGCCACCACCTTCCCCTATTTTTTCACATATTTGGTCCTTAGTTCCCAGAACATGTTGCCTTCCATTCTTCCACCATATTAGAATTTTCCTTTCTGCTCAAACACTTTTATGGATGTAATGCTACAAGAGTGGACATTCATGATGGGGCACAGATTAATGAGAAAGCTGGAGAGCCTATTTTCCTGTGAGGGTACCCACTGAAGAGCAAGTCAGTTCTCAACCTTAACTGGGATCTACAGTTTTTATGAGCGGGATGATTTGGCAAATTACTCTCAGTGATTAATTTTTTGTCCTCTTTGCTTCTTTCATCCAGATTTAAATAGTAAGTGCAAAATTCAGGGCAAAAACGAGGCATCCTACCACAGCATGAgaatatgtttacttttttttttaagcaacaaCATATACATAAAATGTGCAGAAGGAGAAAACAATCACAccgaaaaaaataaaagtaagaatcAAAACCCTGACCTGCTGTCTTTGGCCCGCAGTGGGAAAAGGACAGAAGTCAACGCCTGCAGAGAAAGGGAGATCTTGGGTGAATCCAAATCCTGAATGAAGGGCACTGGGTGTGGACTGGAGAAAATCACTTTAAAGTGCGACAGGCTGTGTAAAAGCTGAACCATCTCTCCCAGCTGCGTGTAGGATAACCTTCAGTGTCTGACCTAAAACTAAATCAGTACGagttttaaagtataaaaaaaaaaatccaaaaaggcTAATTCTAGCTGAGCCAGAGTGATAAAAATACTGAGCAAAATAAGAAACTATTTCTCCCTTTGGGAAACTCAGCATAAGATAGTTAAGCCAAAGCTGACAGAGCCTACATTTCCAATCAACcttttttttgtagaaaatgcTATTGTAATGTATTATTTATACTCCTTATCTCTTCAGAACTAGGCCTACTGTCTTTTTGCCTGGGTACACATAAAAGAAAGATGAGAGACCCTACTATATAGTGACCTTTATCTTAATACAATATTACTGGAACACTGGAAAATTTAGAGTTTTCAAAAAAAGTAGAGAAATCCATTTTCAAAGCTTGCATCTGTCATGTTGGAAAAAATAATCCAACCTTTATACATAACGTTGTTCTTCATATTGGTGACACTTGTGGCTCAATTTACATTTGAATTTGGTGATCAGAGAAGATTGAAGGAGAGACATGTTTTGCACCTGTGTAGAGTGAGACAGCACACCTACAACAGTAGGTGGTCATTAtggccctgggagggaggcagactCCAAGATAGCCTTgcttagaaagagggagagagacgagTAGAAAGCCACAGGATGGAAATAGGTGTCCTGTAAACAAGATGTGTCATCTTTAGGGGCCCAAAGATTACTCTTTATCTGAACATTGAGTACTTCCTTTAACTAATTAAAATGAAGAGATCAACACATAAACAGAAAGAAACTAAGGTATTTTAAAGACACTCTAATTAACGTCTTTATTCAATGAGTTCAATTATAATCTGACTCATATGTCATTCACCAAAAATGTACTGGATGCCTGCACTGTGGTTCATGTAATGCAGGGGTTgggagtagaagagagaaaagaaaattctgtcTCTAGGTGTACAGGGCTCACTGTCTAGCGGGAGAGACAGGCTGTGTCACATTATATTACTGTAGTGCAATGAAGGCAGCAGAGGTGGTGAGGAGCTTAGATTCTGCAGCCAGGCTGCTTGGGTGTGAATCCTACTTCATACACTTTAGAGCTGTAGGAGGTTGGGCAAGCTACTTCCACTTTGATGCTTTGGTTTTGTCTGCAAAACAATGCTAAAAAAGTATAATACTCATACTGATATTATGAAATGACATGCATGTTAATACAGATAAAGGTTTTAACAGTGCCTGGCTAGGATTACTGTTCTTGTTTTAATGCTGTGCACAGCATGCTGTGCAATGATACAGGAGAGGAGTGAGACCCAGCCCAAGATCCTGCAGTAGGACAATCAGAGAGAGCTTTCCAGTGGAGATGAGATTTAAATGGAATTTTGAAGTAATCTGCTGGAGTTTACACAAGTGTGTGATGGCGAAAACATATGGGACAGCATGTACAAGCAAACAGGGAAGAGAAGCCACTGAGAGAGATACTTGCAGAGGTCGATGAGTAGAGTCTAGGCTATACTAGGCAATTCAGAATTTTATCCTAAACACAGTCCTGAATGTTTGTGCACTTATGCATGCTGGTCATCTCATTCTTTGTTTTCTGCAACAGTCTCACCTCCCCAGCCATCAATTAATCTTCACCTCTTATTCAATTCTATATTTGGCTACAAGGTTTAAAAAACCATATTGAACTAGGTCATCTCTATACACAAAAACctgcattttatttcttgttattcTTTAGACTGAATCTAAATATACTGGCCCAGTATTCAAGTTCCTCTCTCCACTGCCCAAAACATATACAAATTTACTTTTTCTCATTATAACAGGATTTTATAAGATCCAGcttttttcttgttattctcatctccctcctctctctgcagATTTTATTCGCCCCAGTCTCTGATTTTACTCAAGCAGTTTCCTCTTTGGCACTTTAATCTCTCCAGATCAATTTTAATTACTTCTTTTAAAACAGGCTCAATTTTGACCatcctgaagaaaaagaaagtttgtTGACTAAAACCTTACAGCATGTTGATAAGCTTCTGACACCACATTTCTTGGTGCTGAGCTTTTCAGTAACACGCTTTAGAGAGCtgtcccactccccaccccgtcTCTCTCCACATTGTCCATGCTTTTCCATGAGTGGAGATTGTGTCTTCCAGATATCTTACTTTCCAATGTAAGTACCCCTATAGTATCCTATATACTAAACAGTCCAATAAATGCTTGTAGATGActatattatatgtataatataaccTCCATAATAAGATTATTATGTGAAAGTTTcttacatgtttaaaaattaattagttgTCTCTTGCAAGCTGAATTGAAATAAAATCAAGATAACAGGTTATGGCTGGTATTTACTTAGGTGTATATTTAtcacataaataagtagaacattttaaaaaaggttttggaATTCCTTCAGTTGAATGACTTTTAACATTGGTCTTCCATTATAAAATGTAGGTGAAGTCATAGAGAATTTACAACTTAGAGCAAATCCCTGAACATTAGAGTTTAGAGTAATgagaacaccatttattgaatatctactgtGTACCAGTCATTACAAGGCTGCTAACTTTGCATAAATTATCTCATTAAATCTTTCCAATATCTCCTCCCAAGAAAAGTAATTATTATGATGGTCATTTTTTAGCCATCTGGCTCAAAAAAGTTTAAGGACTCTTTCCAAAGTCTTGAATCTAAGTAATCatttgggatttgaatccaggtctatCTGGCTCTTGAACCAAAGTGCTCTGAGAGGTTCTGCAGACTTTAGTTAGAATGGCAGTATTTAGAAATAGGTAAAATAACTTGACAATTTGGACAAGAAACAAACTTTCTTGGTCTCAGCTCCACATTCTTAAGAATTTGCCCTagataatatttaaattgttGCAGACAagtggcatcttttttttttttaatcacatttaaAGATCTCATGACATAGAGAGTTAGGTGGAAAACTTGTTCACATCAGTGAGTTATATAATGACGACAAGCAGGAtctacagggtgggcaaaagtaggtcaataataaataaataaataaataaataaataaataaataaataaataatcttacctaataatagacaaacatgtaaattgaccatacctcctctatgccaccagccaatcaggagtgatatgaaaattaacccaacaaagatggcggttaatttacatacacagggGCCCAGTGACTGGGGGGCAGATGCTTGTGTCGTTGCCATTgagatgatgcaggcattctaccccaccccaggctctcatggcctctgggcagtgtgggaaggcggggctggagcagaaagatacagctcctggagcagaaagaggcggctccggggcctgagaggaaaggggctgggccggagtggaaaggcagtgccagcagctagggaaaggaaagcccattctagcacgaatcttcatgcatcgggcttctagtacagGAATAAAGTGTtgcacatactcacaactgtaaacctaattttgccaaTGCCAAAATGTATCCAATATTTTAGAGACcataaagttattattaaatgtattagaggcccggtgcacgaaattcgtacaatcggggtgggggggagtccctcagcccagcctgtgccctcttgcagtccaggagcccttgggggatgtccaactgctggcttaggcccactccccgtggcctaagctgacagtttaacattcttagcgctgctgcggaggcggaagaggcttctgtcaccaccactgcacttaccagccatgaacctggctcaATGTttctggttgagcagtgctccgcactgaccaccagggggcagctcctgtgttgagcgtctgccccctcatggtcagtatgcgtcatagcaaccagttgttctgctgttcagtcgatttgcatattagccttttattatataggattacactcTAAACTATTATTTGATGTCAGTAATGGCAATTTGACTAGACTCTCAGGCCTCTTCTCAATGTTGTGCCACAAAGTATTTTAATACATGAAAGAGAAAAGTCTAGAATAACATTTATGTGTAAGATAGTTGAATGTGATAATTATCTTTAAAAGCCCTCTCCTGTCCTTAGGAATCTATGTAGAATGATTCGTTTTCCTTGGGTAACTTGGAACTAGTTTATACCTACAATCTGAAATGGACTGAATGCaatgaaaggctaatatacaGAATGCTCTCATCATTACTACTTAAAGCCTTTCTTCCACACATTGACTTCTTTTCCCATTTGACTCTTGTGGAGGAGTTTGGTCAGGGCTAATGACTGAACTTTCTTCTCACAAATACACAGCCATACTGAAAGCTAGCTATATCTTCTTCTGCTGATGAGGTTCTGAGACTTTGTCACTGAACTTGGTTACATgaaattaaaatcttttaaatcaaGTCATCAGGATGACAGGCAGTCCATGGCACAAACTGCCATTGCATTTCAGGAGGATAATTTAATACATTAATTTATACCCTCAGGGCTCCAATTGGCTTGTAAGAACTCCTAATTAAAACTAGCCATTGGAGAAAAGAGACTCTAAAAAGAGACTCTAAAAGGAGACAAAAATGAGCTCCAAGTTACTTGAAAATATAATAGAATGATAAAAGAAAAGCCAGGAAATACCATGGAGGCAGAAaaattagggttttttttttactactttttaCAATGGACTATGATAAAATTTCAGTTCAATCTGGGATCCtgtaagtaaaaaacaaaaaaaacaaaaacaaaacctaatgATCAGAGAACAGAATGCAGACTGTGCTCTACAAGAAGTAGGTCCAGTGCATAAATATGAAGACCATAGCTCAAAACTGTGTCTCTAGCATTGCAGTTCCATACACTGAACAGATAGTTCTAAGTTATGGTTAAATGGCTCCAAATACAGGCTAATAAGCCACATcaaaaaaatcttacaaaatttaaacattaacttaATAGACACATAGCTTCCAATTAAGTGTTTCCATCAGAAATTATACTTTGTAATAACACAGaagaaaaatttaagagaaaaaagatgTCAGCATGCCACAaataattctgaaagaaaaaattattgtGAAACCCTTTAGGTATTGCTCAACAAACCAATCAGCTATTTGTTGACTATAGTGGTACATATTCTAACTGGGTTATTGTTGTAAattaaagggaaatttaaaaatgtttttccagctttaattttaatgtagtaatTTACTAAGTATGTGGTGTAAAAAGTTAGTACTCAATAAACATGGATGGTAACTCATACCTTAAATTCCTCCAAGATTTTGTAATTTTTCCCATGATATTCACAAAAGTTTTTCACTTCTTTGCACTCAGGACAGCATCCATTGTGTTCCACTTTAGTACACTTTGGGTGAATTTTAGGGCATTCTGGCTGGTCGCAAACAGGTCCATCCAGAGCACAGACACAAGGGCAGTTGGAATGCCCTGGGAAAAATCGTTCTCCCAACTTGTATACAAAGCCGCTGTCATCCACACACCCTTTCCCTCGATAGTCATCAAAGATCAGATTGTCATTACTGGAGGTCTGGTCCCCTTCATCAGCAGGATAGTCTTCATGACTGATGGCAGCAGAGGTGACCAATCCAGGGATGACCAACAGAAGTATGCAAGCTTCATGAATATGAAGAGCCATCCCCCTCCTCAAAGGCTTCTGGATGTGCTCCTACTACTGAATATACTCAGCTCCTTCCATGGGGAGGGGTaggctgaaaataaatatttttaaaaagtaatttgacatatataaagaaaatgtagatTTATTTTAACCCTATGCTCTTAATCTGTTTATTTGGGATCTGTTTGGAAGATAGACTAGAAGTAGACTAAGTTCATGCAACTATCTATGCTTTATTATGAAGTCTAGAGACTTGATCCTTAACAACATATATGGAGTTCTTTCACATAGGAACCTTAAGCTTGAAGTCACCTTCTGATTTTTAAAGGTCTGGCTTTGTCTAAtttgtaatatattattttactgaACCTCAAAGGGTGATTTTACAAGTGGTTACTTACAAATAACTCAGAATACTTGAATTTACACTTTCTATTATTCTTTAAACTGTACTAGTCAGCCATAGAACGTATATACATTATAACCATCTGTACAAAAACTCATGAGATTAGTGAGAAAAATTCTACTTTTAAGAgaaaggggagaaaccaagaatTGGGTGTTAATTGTAATTGGAATGGAGCTATTATAAAGGCCTTCTGGCTTCTTTACGCCCATAGTTGGAGAACAGCGGTGGTCTCAATATGGGTTTCTTGTTTCAGTAAATTTAAATCTGGATTTTGAAATATAGccaagaagaaaaatagataacTATTCGACAgtgaataagagaaagaaaatttaaaataacaaatgataCAAGAGAACttcttgtatttaaaataattaattaaaaataaatatattcatattattgTCCACACCTTTATTTTACTCAGAGAGTAAGCTCCTAGTGGGCAGGGAAAATGTATCAGATAATTTTTATAGCAACTGGAATCTAGAATTTGTGTAATACTATTTGAATGTATTATAATACATaccatttattataataaatagcATTTAACAATTTTGAAAACATATCTCTCTTTTGACATGCCAAAGATATTTTGCACAAAAATGCCAGAGTAAAACTATTGGTTTCATAGAATAGTAATGAGGAGTTGCCATTCATAGAAAAGATGCCTTATTAGTTTGGTGGCAATGACTCTTGTAAACTTCACATAGTATTAGTGCTTGTGTGGAGCGCTGCCCACTAGCAATACTCATTTAAATGTTTAGAGTGACTAACTCATATAAAAACTCTGGGGAAACTGACTTGAATGAATAATATATAAGGAAAAGTGTTGTCAAATAGTTCATTTGTCTATTTAAATGATTTTGGCTTTATGCCAACAATCACTAAAATTGTATATTAGACATTTTCAGATCACTTATGAATactatttattttcagattataaTAGGAGCAATGATAAACCATCTCTTTTCAGTCTAACATGCAGATGATTCTTTTAAATAAGGTAAAGATGGCATTAGGGAACTTCATGAACtgataatatttgcattttaagttAGATATGCAAATTCTAGTAATAGTAAAATAGAAGGAAGTATGTTCATGTCCTCCCTTAAAAAGAAAACTGCTCTCTAAATTCTTTTGGGTAGGTAATGATAAGTGAGAtgaatttcttttgaaatatgtCAAAAATAATGAGTCATGAcagaataaaaaaatgcaaacctATAATTCTACTTGAGAATCTGGAAGCTCCCTTTgacaaagcattttttttctcttaaattactACAAAGGCTACAAACATTACAGAAGCTTCTGAAAAaagcatatgtattttattaattaaggCATGCATTTTATACATCTCTCATATATATAGAAAGTTTATCctgggagaaaaaatatattgtgcTTCTTTATAGTATTCCAGTAGTAACTGTTAATACATGCAAAATAAGCCATATAAAATACCCATATCATTCTGCTTCAAAAGGACATAGACAGAAATGGTCTCTATAAGCTACAGGTAGGCATTAATGTCAGGTTATAGTAAATGTATACTTAAAGGTAAAAAAGGGGTGTAATATCTACTTTATATAAACATTaagcattattttattatatgaaataccttttaaaatctGCATGAAGAAAaacatggttttctttttaatataacaaagttcttaagctatttaaaaaaattcctcttcATAATTGAGCTGCTTTAGTGCAGTTTAAGGCactatttaagagaaaaatattagatAAATCCAATACAATATTTATCTGAAGATTTTTAATAAGCAAGCAAACATTGCTGAATGGAAGAACACTTTCCAGCTAaactttccccccctccccacattgCTACATATCATTTAAAACGACTGCATTTATTTCTTTGAGAAAACAAACATAACTCATGTCAAAAGATACACTTACCTAATCACTCTGGAGGTTAATAGTGGTGATGGGGGTCATAGACCAATATGAACTAAAAGATCAGGTATGTTTTAGAAAAGCAGTTCCTCTTTAATTATCCAAAGAATGCATTTTCAGGCTTGAATTAAAGGCAATCCATTCTCTCTACCTCTCATTTCAAACCACAGTCAAGAAGCAGTCTCCCGCCCTTCCAGAGAGAAATACAGCAGACACACATAAGAAATATGCTTTGGACCCGTCTTCAAAATTCAAAGCAAGAAGCAATGCTGGTCCTGTAGAAATCCAGACCCAAGTAGCAGAATCATGTTGAACTTGTTTTTAGCATTTTCTCCGATCCTTCTATGAAATTTCCCGGCTGATTACGCCTCCTCCACACATGAGTTCACTTACACAGTGTTTGCTACGGCAGTAGAGGTGATTTGGCTAGGCTCTGTGGATCACAAACAGCAACAGCATGCTGCCGCTTAAAACCCGCTCCGCTGGCAACAGCATCGGCATCATCCACAATATGTTGCTTGAATCCCTTCTTACACACCAGAAAATACTAACTGTGGACGTGAAGGAAAGGAGCAACTTTAGCTGGGTTCCTGCATCACTGAGAGCAGTTTGCAGACTGCTGATTTGGAGCTCATTCTGCCGGCAGCCGGGAATTcctcagcaccacggacagcgcCAACTGGCTTCTGAGCCCATCAGGGTCGAAATCCCGAGCTGCTTCTTTAGACCAGGCTGGTGTTCTCTAAGCAGTCGCACTTTATACAGCTGATGCATGCACGGGCAGGAtgtgagggtgggggtaggggggtaaagggtgtgtgtgtgtgtgggggggaaggcaCTTTACGTGCGAgatacttatttacttatttgcattggattacaataaaaaataaacattgtaatTATACTTAATGCATTCTTGGATGGGCTGCAGAGATGAAAGTTCGGGAAGAGCCTTGCATTTAGATTTAAACCAGCTGCAGTCTCTGATTATTATTAATAGATAAAGCATAATGCTTGTCAAAGAATCTGCAAAAATGTATGGGTCCAATTCTAATTGACTCTTCAGTTGCAGAAACACATTCCCTGTGCTACGTGATTAAACTTCAGGTCTTCCTGTAgcttaaatttgattttttaaaaagtaccctgGTTCTCCTGCAGTTTGTTCTCTAACATTCAAAATCAATCTCCTGTAATTCATCTGGTCTGTCATTAGGCGTCATTGTAAAGCTGTTTCTTCCAAACCTCTAGCAAAAATGCTGTTTCtaaaatcttataaaaaataagaaaaaaaaagagacccagacacaaataaatgaacaaagttttgttttattgttggtaACAGtatgagaattaaaatatatattcaaagtatgttttaaagcaaattttaaatgttacctGCTGGCATATTTAATCAGGTATTTACTGGTTTGGGACTACATGAGGCATTTCCAAGCCTTAAAGGGAATGCCCTCTGCAGTGGGAT
This Eptesicus fuscus isolate TK198812 chromosome 11, DD_ASM_mEF_20220401, whole genome shotgun sequence DNA region includes the following protein-coding sequences:
- the VWC2L gene encoding von Willebrand factor C domain-containing protein 2-like, with amino-acid sequence MALHIHEACILLLVIPGLVTSAAISHEDYPADEGDQTSSNDNLIFDDYRGKGCVDDSGFVYKLGERFFPGHSNCPCVCALDGPVCDQPECPKIHPKCTKVEHNGCCPECKEVKNFCEYHGKNYKILEEFKPSPCEWCRCEPSNEVHCVVADCAVPECVNPVYEPEQCCPVCKNGPNCFAGTTIIPAGIEVKVDECNICHCHNGDWWKPAQCSKRECQGKQIV